The nucleotide sequence TTTGGTCCTGAGTGCCGGCGACAATGCGTTGGCAGGCGACGAGGTCGGCGTCCTGGCCGGTGACGAGCACCTTGCCGGTGAGGCCCTCTTCTTCGAGTGCTTTGACGGCGCCGTTGGAGAGCACGTCGGCCGAAGCGAGAATGCCGTGGATGTCGTGGCCGTGGAGCGTGATGGCGGCATTGACGATGCGCTTGGCGTTCACGCCCTCCCAGTTGTCGCACCAGTCCTCGTGGATGATCTCGATCTCACCGGCGGCGACGAGGGGCATGAGCACCTGATCCTGACCCTCTTTGAAGAGGAAGGCGTTGTTGTCGGTTTTGGAGCCGAGCAGGCGAATGATTTTCGGTTTCTTGACGCCCTTGGCCTTGAGGGTGTCGACGAGGTAGTTGGCCTGCAGCACGCCGACCTTCACGTTGTCGAACGTGGCATAGACATCGAGTTTGTCGGTGCCGGTGATGAGACGGTCGTAACTGATAGTGGGAATGCCCTCGGCGGCGGCCATCTCGACGCCCTTGGCCATGACGGCGCCGTCGTGCGGGATGATGACCATGGCTCCCACGCGTTGCGTGATGAGCGCCTCGACGTCCTTGATCTGCTGGGTGTCGTTGGAATCGGCGACGCGCACGGTGACCTCACCACCGAGTTCCTCGACGCGCTTGGTGAAGGCCTCCTGGTCTTTCTTCCAACGCGGGCCGCGCGTCTCATCCATGGACAAGCCGATGAGGATTTTGCGGTCTTCCGAGGCGGCAACATCGCCGGAACCGCGTTGGGCCAGCAAAAGTCCGAGCGCGACGCTCATGACCAAGCATACGAGGAGTAAACCAATTCGTAGTTTCATAGGGGAAAAAGGGTGCCGGGGTTCCAGCTCCGGCTTCGAGCCGGAACATACGCGTGGGGGTCGGGAACGGACGTTGAGCAACCGAGTTTCATGAATCCAGCGCAATGCGCCGGTTTTTGAAATGGATTTCCATTCCCGTTATGTGAGCACAGTTGAATTACCCCGCGATCTCCAGCTGCGCGTCGCCCGCTTTGTCGGGCGTGAGGTGCCAGGAGGTATCGACGATTTTGGCGAGAAACGCCTCGTCGTGACTCACCAACAACATCGCACAGGGGCAGTCCGCCAAGGCCTCTTCCAGACACAGGATGCTGGGCAGGTCCATGTGGTTGGTGGGCTCGTCCATCACAATGAGGTGCGGGCCGCGCACGATACCGAGCGCGAGCAGGAGTTTACGCACTTCGCCCGGACTGGGGAGCGCGCTTTCGAGTAGTCGCCCCGGCCGCGAACCGAGCCGGCTTATTGTCGTCATGATCCGTCCCCGCTCGTCGTTGGGCAGGCATTTGACCGATTCGAGCAGCGCTCGCGAATCCTCGGCGGATATCTCCTGCGGCACCGTCACGCATTTCTCCTCCGGTAACTGCAAATGCGTGAGCAGGTGCTTCACGAGCGTGCTCTTTCCCAAGCCGTTGGCGCCGGTCAGCGCGATGCGACTCGTGCCGCCGATCGCCAAATCGGGAAAATGCAGCTGACGGCCGTCGTCACCCAGCGGCAGACTTCCCGCCGGCAAACGCAGCAGAAAATCCCGCGGCATGAACGATGCACCATCCACCCAGATACCGGTCTCGTAGCGCTTCTTCACCTCGATGCCAGCGCGTTGCTGGGACATCTTGTCGGCGCGCTGATTCATCTGCGCGACCATTTTGCCGGCGTAGGCGTCCTTGCCACTGACCTTGGCGAGGTTGCGCTTGGCACGGCCATCGTGGTCGTGGATCGGAATCTTCTTCTGCTTCGAACCGCGCATGGCCGATGACTTCTGATCGGCGACCACGCGACGGCGTTGCGCCTCGGCCTTGAGTCGGCTTTCCGTGTGGCGCAGCGCGTCGTTGGCGCTGCGCGCGGACGCCTCCTCGTTATCCTGCTGAGCCAGCGCCGCGGTCACCCCGCCGGGACGCAGCACGGCCGACGGCGGATCGATCAGCACACACTGCGAGCACAACTCGTCCAGCAACGCGCGGTCGTGGCTCACCAGCAACCCAATGCCGCCAAACTCCTGCAGCGCGCGCACGAGCAGGCGCCGCGCATCGGCGTCGATGTGATTGGTCGGCTCGTCGAGCGCCAGCACCGCCGGTTCACGCCACAACGCGACGGCGATCTGCGCCCGCTTGCGCTCCCCGTGGCTCAAGGTCTCCCAGCGCTCCGGCCAGTCCTCGACCACGCGCAGACGCGCTTTGAGCACAGTGGCGTCGGGTGCCCAGATAAAATCCTCAAACTGCTCGGGCGGATCGTCGGTCCGTTGCGCCACAT is from Synoicihabitans lomoniglobus and encodes:
- a CDS encoding sugar ABC transporter substrate-binding protein, with the translated sequence MKLRIGLLLVCLVMSVALGLLLAQRGSGDVAASEDRKILIGLSMDETRGPRWKKDQEAFTKRVEELGGEVTVRVADSNDTQQIKDVEALITQRVGAMVIIPHDGAVMAKGVEMAAAEGIPTISYDRLITGTDKLDVYATFDNVKVGVLQANYLVDTLKAKGVKKPKIIRLLGSKTDNNAFLFKEGQDQVLMPLVAAGEIEIIHEDWCDNWEGVNAKRIVNAAITLHGHDIHGILASADVLSNGAVKALEEEGLTGKVLVTGQDADLVACQRIVAGTQDQTVYKPLPALARMAAEMAMKLATGKPLVVQAEIDNKAGMIPMAMAEIKNVTKENMMETIIADGFHPYDEVYKTVPENQRPPRP
- a CDS encoding ATP-binding cassette domain-containing protein, whose translation is MPLFTDLTVQFPFGWTGIVGPNGAGKTTLLKVVTGELEAHGGLVQRSGPALYVAQRTDDPPEQFEDFIWAPDATVLKARLRVVEDWPERWETLSHGERKRAQIAVALWREPAVLALDEPTNHIDADARRLLVRALQEFGGIGLLVSHDRALLDELCSQCVLIDPPSAVLRPGGVTAALAQQDNEEASARSANDALRHTESRLKAEAQRRRVVADQKSSAMRGSKQKKIPIHDHDGRAKRNLAKVSGKDAYAGKMVAQMNQRADKMSQQRAGIEVKKRYETGIWVDGASFMPRDFLLRLPAGSLPLGDDGRQLHFPDLAIGGTSRIALTGANGLGKSTLVKHLLTHLQLPEEKCVTVPQEISAEDSRALLESVKCLPNDERGRIMTTISRLGSRPGRLLESALPSPGEVRKLLLALGIVRGPHLIVMDEPTNHMDLPSILCLEEALADCPCAMLLVSHDEAFLAKIVDTSWHLTPDKAGDAQLEIAG